In Fusarium falciforme chromosome 9, complete sequence, the sequence AGTTCGCAGAACAAGGTTCGCGGCCAAGCAAGTAGTGAGAGCGGGATGAGCAAATTCCCTCAATCCAGGCGAGCAGTTGACAGAAGTTCGTCACACTGGGTGGTCCCAATCGTTACAGTAGTCGAATTGAGAGCGGTTGATTGGCAACTGGGcgtgatggtcttggctgGCGTCGACAAGTCCATGTCTACTGCATCGAACTGGGCCTGAAGATGGCAATGGGCTCTCCGGCATCTCCGATAGAAGTGGTGGTCGGCAATCACGATGCTCTCATTCAGAGACAAACCAGAGTCGACGATCTCCAAGCGGTATCCCTACGTCCGAGGGAGTGACGACCGAGAGGGGGACGATGGGATTCGACTTGATTCCTTGAGGTACCGCTTGGCAACTACAGAGGTCAGTCATCAAAGTCTACGCAGAATTCCGCACCTTGTGAGCGGGAGAGTGTGGGTGAGAGTGTGTTCGAAGCGGGTAGCTTGGAGCCATTCCGATAAGACGCTGGTGACATGATCCTATTATCTCATGATTCTCGTCACTTGACGGCCAAGTTGGATGAAGGAGAACCAAAGTTATGTGGTAGATCTCTGCTCTTTTGCGGAATCGATGTGGTGGTGCTGCCTGTTATCGCGTTGTCTCGCAACGAGCTGGCACGGAGCAATGAGCTTCGGTACAGGTTCCATGTGTGACGTAGACACTGAAGGGAAAGGAATGGATCTCTTCCAGAAGCAACTGCTTCTCAAAAAGAAGATGTAATCGGCGATTTTCTTCTGGAGAGGACgatgttgaggttgaaaAGCAGGATTGAAGGTGGGGTGTGATCGGTCGTCCCGCTCCTCTGCGGACGAGCCGTCATGGACAACCCTCACGTGACCACCTCAGGGTGAACCTCTCTCCTCGTATTCGCCCTTCGCTCTCGCCCCTCGCTGTTGGATGTTGATAATCCGATGTCAATGGTCGATTCTGCTTCGGTTAATGGTTTCATTACCCTCTTACATTTCTTTGTCTTGATAAGGAATTCCCAAACGTTCCGACTTACCCGAGACCTCACCTTGCTTCATTCGTATAGATTTTCTCGGCCAAGTGACTCTCAATCTCAGCCGAGTCCCAAAAACCTGAATATCTTGGTTCTGAGCTAATGGAACCTTCAATTTCTAGTAGACAAACTTCTTCGGAATTCCCTTGGTCATAGAAGCCACTTATAGAATGTTCGATTAACGGTGACTGACAAAGCTGAGCATCGTCCTACTGGACCGATATTTTCTTTCCTTCGGAGTCAGCGGTGGCCGTTGATTACCAACTCTATTGGTCTTATCGAAACTCCGGCGCTTCCAGTCTCAAATACTTTAATGAGTTCAATAAATTGCCATGTACGTCCCGTGTGAATGAAAGACATGTATATCGCACGAAGCGAAACCGAATCCTCATAATTCAGAGGCCTCTTATGGATGCTCGTTTGGAAGCACAGCGATTATCTGGTATGGTCAACTCGAAGCTCTCGATTAAGAGATTCTCGACTTATGATGGACTAAGAAACAAGATCAAGATACCACGATCTCCTTCAACTCGGAGGTAGACGACGAAAAGCATGACGACTGTCACGGCCTCGGCCGGCCTAGGGAGCTCTTCGCTCCTATCCCACAAGCATACGTAATCAatcaaaggccaaggataACACCGAAATAGAGCTATCAACGCCAGAAAGAAGTTGGAACCGCGGGATCGAGGCTCTAGTGTGAACTCTGTCAGTACCATACTTCATGTCAGCTCCTTAATTGCTCGCTTCCTTCAGGTACCCGAGCTTAATCGACCTTGTTACTCAAGAGTTCGGAACATCCCTTTCGCTATGCCAAGTTCGCCATGACATCAGTTTCGACAATTCCCGTCGACGCTCTTGGTTGGGTTGGGTATGAACCCTGGAGTCATCCGACTGTATCTACCGGGGCTCTTCATCAGGGTGCCTCTCACCAGCCAAAGGTGCCTTGTGTCTAGACAGATTATACCTTTTCCGCAAGTATCGCAAGTACCGCAAGTATCAGCTCGGACAGAAAGCTTCACCACCCAGCGTGGAGAACGCATGTCAACGAGACTTGCTACCAATGTTCACGGCGAGGCCTACGATCTCCATCGGGGATCTCCACCAGTTAAAAATTAGACGATACCAGATAATGTTTTCAAGATTGATTCAATCCATCGGTCTGGACCTTCTAGAAAAActacaagaaggccgagttcTCTCTGGATTTGACGAGTTTTATCATCACAGCATCACtcatcttgagctgcttccgAAGATCCTCAGCGTTTACATACAACACTTGTCACCTTTTCCCTTTAACAAGTCTGAGcccccaagaacaagatgaGACTCATCCAAGCTATCCCTGCAGCATTGCTGCTCAAGCGTGCCATGGCCCAAACACCCGGCCCTGGTCCGGCGTTGGTCACTCCCGTTCCCGACCCTGCTCTCAGGAACCAGAGCAACAACGCAGACCCTCCCGAGCCGGATCCGAACGGAATCATCTCTTTAATTACGGATGACTATCTTGTTTATTGCCCGGTACGTCGAGCTTACCCTCTCACGCACTCATGGACTCTACTGATGAACGTTTAGGAGCCTACCGAGATCGTTCACAAGAACGTCACTTACACAGCAGAGACGGCTCCTACCTACGTAACCATCACGAGTTAGTCCACCAATTTTTCCAAACATATTAGAACGAGTCTAACTTTTGAAGACTGCCCCTGTGAAGTTACCTATAGCCATCCTCAGCCCACCTATCCCCCCATCATCAAGAGTTCGGTCCAGGGAAGCGAGACTCAGATAGTCACCCAGTATCCTCCCCCTGAGAAGCCCGTCTACCCTGCTCCCGGAAAGCCTGCGcagcctccgcctcctccagccCCTGGGAAGTCAGCTCCTCCAGTCCTGCCCGTGgtgccgccgcctccgcctgGAAAGCCAACTCCAGTTCcagttcctcctcctggcaAGCCCGCTCCCCCGCCGGCTCCGGGCCAGACGGTCCCTCCAGTCGCCCCGccggctcctcctcccgccgAACAACCTGCTTCTCCCGCTCCCGTTCCTCCGCCCGGACCTACAACTCAGCCTCCAGCCCCACCTGTTCGGGCCGCGGGTAGCAAGGTTGCAAGCAAGGCCTTGGGTGCTTTCGTCGTGGCTGGTGTTGCCGCCTTGGCCATCTAAGTTGTCAAACCCAAGCGGATTCTACATATGAGGCAGCACGGAATGAGATTTTGGGATGAATATCTGGATATCATGGATAGACGTCGAGCTTAACACTCGGAGGATGTAATGGATGCAACTATCAACGACATCATACAGTTCTAGATTGATAATTCCACGTGGTGTTTTTCGATAAATATTCTTCTGCTTCAAGCTCTTCCCTTTTCGGTGACCATCCATCTTGGCTTCGAATAACGTTCAAGCCATGTTCAAGCCACATGCTATGCTCGTCGGCCCGATGGCGACTCTGCTCGGGAACACCGCCTTGCAATCAATCTTAATTCACAACTATTCACGTGGACGTTCTAAGGATGTAGTCAAGTCCAAGGAATCGACCTAAGGAGGGAATGCTTGATCGATGGTGAGTATATCACTAAGTGTTATGGGGTTACTCCAAGTCAAGACGAAGATGTCTTCTCGGGTCGACGTCAAGATCATGGCATATCTTCTAGAACTAATATCTACTCGTTCAAAATTCGAAGCCATGCCTACTGTTACAGTTCATAAGCGCATAACCTCATAAACACCCCTGACCGGATATCACCGTCGCACTGCCCGTGCTATCAACTCAACGGATCAAGCATCCCCGACGCCTCCATCCGTGACCGCACCTCTCGCAccaaggccttggcctcctcgacctctACACCATCCTGACACAGCTCTCCGGCAAGGCGCTCAGCTGCCGCGTAGTCTCCGGTACGCATCGAGAATTTGGCAAGCCACATCCGGGCTTTGCTAGTCGCTGCTGTGACGCCCGTACCCTCATTGCCCGCGTTCTCGTTGCCCTCAGCGCCATTGTCTGAACCCGGGGGAGAATCATTGTGAATAGCGATGGACTCTGCTGGGTCAACCTCAGCGTTCGCACCGCCATCTTCCTGGGCCACACAGAGTTCCATGTATGACttagcttcttcctcttcacctAGCTGGTCGTACATGGCAGCAATCTGCAAGAGGATCTCAGGGTCCATATGGCCTGTAGCGCTACGGCTACCCAGGAGATCGCCGCTGCCGAAACTGCTGCCCACGTCATAGTAGGCATCCGCGAGCAAAGCTCGCTTCAAAGCCTTGATACCATCTCGTTCTCGGCCCATCTTTTGCAGACATGAGCCTACAGCCATCCACATCTTGCCATCCCAAGGACGCAGACCGGCAGCCTTCTTGTAGTACCAAAGCGAGTATGTATGCATTTCCAGCATCTCATATGTCTGACCCAATCCGTACCAGGCCCGATAGTCCCGTCGATTTACGTCAACTGCGCGACGATACGACTCGATAGCCGCATGCGTGTTTTTGAGTTCGACGTATTCGTGGCCCATCAATGTCCATGCCGATAGACATGACCGGTCAAGGGTCAGGGCACGCCGGAAGTACTGCACAGCCTTTTCGTGCATCGAGAGAAGGGAATAGTAATTGCCAACGACCACGCAGGATTCCGGACGGAACTTGTCTACACTGGAGCATAGATGTGCCAGAAACGCTAGTTTTGGGCGAAGATTTAGAACGTAGAGAATGTTGGAATAGTGGTCGAGAGAATCAAGCCGATGGGGATGGAGCGCCAGCAGTCGAGTAAAGTGCTGTTCGGCAGCCATCAAATCCTTGGCGTGATAGGCAAGCAATGCGTTGCAGGTGAGGAGGAAGGATGACGTCGGGAAGATGGATAGGAGCTGCTCGAGAGAACTGGCGAGTCCGGGTCCTTGCTGGTAGAGCTCCAGGGAGGTGTGTAGGTGAAACATGTAAGACACGATGTTCTGAGGACAGTGTCTTGATATTCGATTCAACTAGAGATTTGTTAGTCGATGCGATCACCAACAACCACAAGTGAAACTCACATCCTCGACTCGAGATATTAGCGACGTCATTTCTAGCCAGCAGCCCCAGTTCATGGTGTACTTGTGTACGCTTCGGATAAAGAATTCCAATGCTCTTTCGTCATTCTTTTCCTTGGCAAGCACCATGCCATATCTACGTAGGGCGGTTAGTAGCCGTCGACACATGGTTACTGGGATCAGCACTCACAGATATTCAAGCCATCCCTGGCTGCCCAAcacctcgtcgtcttcagtTGTCCTCTCATCAAACCAAGTTGAAAGATACCGCCCAATGACGAGGAGTTGCTTGTTGGCCACTGTTCCAAGATCCTGAGGGCCCATAACCATCTCAGTATCCTCTTGCTTGCGCTTTTCCCCCGACATGAACTTTGCATAGAGGGCAAGGAACAAGCTCTTCTGACTGATCCTGGGAAGAGGTATCGCGGCTGATGAATCAGAAGCCTTTGCCTTTCCCTTGCCAGCTGAAGCATACGCCGGAGAACTGTCCACCCTTGATGCCAGGACACTAGACAGGAGAGAATCGGGGAGGAAAACAGCGGCGCAGCGGTCGTACTCTCTACAGTCGAATAAAGACTTGGCTAACAGGTATTTGCTCAACTCTTTTGCCTCGAGAGCTGCCTCTTCTGGGTCGCTGTTCGAAGTGTATATCGGCGAGATGTACTTGGGATCTGCAGGGTCGAGGtgctcgtcgtcatcgtcggtcTCAGGAAGCGCGTTAAGTAGTTCGGCGGCCCTGAATTTGTCAACTTGCGCGTCCAGCTATCCATCGGCAGGCAGTATACGCACCATTTTGAAGATTGGTAGAGACACCTCTCTGAGCATTTGACCACGGCATCCTGGAGAGCAGCCCGCAATTGCGAGACCTCGTGGGCGCTCAGAgccatcttggtcttgttttGAAGGGTTGGTGGGGTAGCTCCTAGTCAGAAGCAAGAGTTGGATTGCGCAGACGCGCTGGGCCTCTGGAGCTCAATCAGCTGATATCTCGAGCTGTGTTACGGCTTCCTGATCGGTGAATGAAAAGGGGAAGGGCGATATCGGTGGCTGGAAGACGGGTTGTAGTTGTCATGAGGGACGACCTTTGACCGTTATTGGTGATCATATCAACAGTCCAGGCGCGCATTCTAGTCCGTGCTATTTTATGTGACGCACGGTATAACGCACTGTATCCTCATGGGAGACAACACCCGCTCCAGTTGAAAAGTGTCCAAACCTAACTCCAGTAGCACAAAGTCCCAATCATCTTCCCATTCTATGAAGAAAGAGACGTTTATTCTTTGTGTGAGGGGGCTCTTATTCGGGAAATATTCTGTCAAACCAATGTCGCGGCCACTAAACTCACTTACACCCTCCTTCCACAGTGAATTCCGTATCACGATGGCGCTCGGGAAAGCGGATGAGGGCCAATACTTGAAGCTGATGGTGAGACTGGCATGTTTATTCCCTATATTTCGGGTCATGGCAGCATTTATTCATTCTAATTTGATAATAGTGGTGATTCACTCGACAAACAGGAGGCCATGTAGGCGAGAAGCCGGACGATATCAACTCGAGCTGGCACCGTTGCAACTCGAGCCATAGAAAACTGCCGACCAGATATGACCTGTTCATCAAAAGATTATCGACGAGAGAGTGCGGGTTTCGCCAGCTAAAAGAATCTCCTCATACTTCCCTAGTTGTAACCAGCGGGATACGGCATCGCCCATCGGCTACCCCGAAGACCACACCAGGCCTGCGCGAAACTCTGAACGGTCCCACCTTTTGAGGAGGTATCATGACCTACAGCGAACCCGTCAGGGTATTTCCTTGTCTCTTCTGCTGGACACCAGAAGTCAAGTGCCCCAACTACGTGTTCCTCAACAAGAGTGCCTGCGTCGACTGCCAGGTAAGGGAAACACCTTGACAGCCAACCCCTTCAACGCACTCAGTTCTGACCGCTTCTTATTCCAGAGGCTTGGGAGACAGCATGGAGGGAACGAGCTGATTGCGACAGACGTCCACGAGACCTTTGTGCGATACCTGCTCGATAAGTACTCGGAAGGGGGGGGTATCACATATGAGAGAGTCAACGAGTACATTTCCAGTGCTAGGCAGGTCAACGTGGATAATCTCCTCACCGTGGCACTTGACTACATCTATCGAAATTTCCGGGGTCTATATCACCTCGTCTGCGACGCAGTCGAGGCGGCTCGTGATAGGGGTCCTATCCAGTGGACACCCATCAACCTCGCGGAGCGACTCGAGAGGATAAGGACCGAGCGAGAGCGACAACGCCGAGGAAATACGCCTTTGTAGAGTTCATGGATCCGACAGTTCGCGCTAGAGGTAGACATCCCGGGGAAACAAGCCGGGGAGACGACCCGGGTAGGTCGGCTTGCTGTTGGTCCTGTCTCGGGGGGCGGACACTGTGCTGGGAGGGTTGTCGGGTTGAAGCAGACGTCAACTCTATAGGCTCGAGGGCGACTCCCTACATGTGGCAATAGCGCCGTTATCTTTCAGATCCGGGGTTCTAGTGAATAGCGTTTGAGTTCCCAAGCTCCGCAGCAACAGTCTGGTTGAGTCATGGCCGGcttcttccatccatcctcaacGGGCACCTTTGTAGGCAATGCTAGTAGTGTCAGGGGAACCGAGTCAGTTGGCTGTCATTCACTGTTAGCCCGTCGGATGTTCTGATAAGTCGGGTATTTCTCCGTGGTGGACGCTGGTTCTGTATACCGTCACATAAACTCGTCCGTCCAGCACTTGACACTTTTTACAAAGAGCGAATTGGACAAAACACACCTCGAGCAACAGAAAAGACAGACATGTATCACAGCATCCAGATGGCCGTGAGCGCTCTAGACGTCTCACAGAGAGCGCGTCAGTTGAGACCTCGCACAACCCGGTCCGGCACGTGCGGTACGAATCACCACCACGGTGTCGAGTTCCCTCACCGAGCGAGGACTGGTATAAGAGAGGGCCAGCAAGACATGAGGGCGCGGAGCGAGCCCGACCTCTGGCTGTATAAGAGCTTGGAGAATAGCATCTTGATGAGCGACGCAACAGAACACCACGgcgagagggaagagaggCGGGACCAGCCCAAGACGATGCGCTGGCCCTGCAGCCACCATTGGGGGAAATGGGCGTGTAACAGATGGGTCAATACGATGGGAGCCAAGTGTCAGGAATGCAAGGTACGTTAAGATGTCGCCCCTCGTCTTTTCTGCCCGTAGCCGTGGTGGTGAACGCAGCTACTAACAGGGGGGTCACTTCTGACCAATCTAGAACCGCAAGGACATGGATAGTACGCCGACGCATACTCGACTCGCGCATATGTACGATGTGGACGTGCTGGTCGAGGGGTTCCGCAACGCAGGGCTCAACGCGGCGTGCGTCGTCGACATGATGAACGACGGTGCGTCGGAGCGAGCTTTACACGACGCCCTCAAGGTGATTCAGGAGAACGACGTCGCCTGGCATGACCGCGTGGAGCACATTGTCCTACTGGGCATTTTCCGGTGGAAGAGCG encodes:
- a CDS encoding ANAPC8 domain-containing protein — protein: MALSAHEVSQLRAALQDAVVKCSERCLYQSSKWAAELLNALPETDDDDEHLDPADPKYISPIYTSNSDPEEAALEAKELSKYLLAKSLFDCREYDRCAAVFLPDSLLSSVLASRVDSSPAYASAGKGKAKASDSSAAIPLPRISQKSLFLALYAKFMSGEKRKQEDTEMVMGPQDLGTVANKQLLVIGRYLSTWFDERTTEDDEVLGSQGWLEYLYGMVLAKEKNDERALEFFIRSVHKYTMNWGCWLEMTSLISRVEDLNRISRHCPQNIVSYMFHLHTSLELYQQGPGLASSLEQLLSIFPTSSFLLTCNALLAYHAKDLMAAEQHFTRLLALHPHRLDSLDHYSNILYVLNLRPKLAFLAHLCSSVDKFRPESCVVVGNYYSLLSMHEKAVQYFRRALTLDRSCLSAWTLMGHEYVELKNTHAAIESYRRAVDVNRRDYRAWYGLGQTYEMLEMHTYSLWYYKKAAGLRPWDGKMWMAVGSCLQKMGRERDGIKALKRALLADAYYDVGSSFGSGDLLGSRSATGHMDPEILLQIAAMYDQLGEEEEAKSYMELCVAQEDGGANAEVDPAESIAIHNDSPPGSDNGAEGNENAGNEGTGVTAATSKARMWLAKFSMRTGDYAAAERLAGELCQDGVEVEEAKALVREVRSRMEASGMLDPLS